Proteins found in one Lysinibacillus fusiformis genomic segment:
- a CDS encoding ABC transporter substrate-binding protein, protein MVKRGRKTLKKYGLVAAAALTMLLAACNNDKEETQNKTEPEVEEQSSELQTTKEEKLVVDQLGREVTVPNSIERVVTGGILPYFSTWYVATNSTKEIVGMHPNSYNAAKHSMLGKMSPDVLKADTSFIQNGEVNVEELMKVNPQLYIEIATDEKSINKVTEAGIPVVALKAIDAAAAEPLATFNSWLEVTSQITGTTERANRFLEEGKKVQAQLDEKLKAIEEKDKPRAMMLFRHNEKSITIGGKNFFGNQWLNATGAIDVAENDIQGQKEVNMEQIYAWNPDIIFITNFTETQPADLLENKVDGQDWSQVKAVQEGKVYKIPLGIYRWFPPSGDAPLMLKWLAQKNHPTLFDYKIEDEIKAYYKDFYEFDVTDEDIQAILNPSSEAAKY, encoded by the coding sequence ATGGTTAAGAGAGGAAGAAAAACATTGAAAAAGTATGGACTTGTCGCTGCTGCAGCACTAACAATGTTGCTGGCAGCTTGTAATAATGACAAAGAAGAGACGCAAAATAAAACTGAGCCTGAGGTGGAGGAACAATCATCAGAGTTGCAAACGACTAAGGAAGAAAAGCTTGTAGTTGACCAATTAGGACGTGAAGTAACAGTACCAAACTCGATTGAGCGTGTTGTAACGGGAGGCATTCTTCCATACTTCTCTACTTGGTATGTAGCAACAAATTCTACAAAGGAAATTGTTGGTATGCATCCAAATTCGTATAATGCAGCAAAACATTCGATGCTAGGTAAAATGTCTCCAGATGTTTTAAAGGCTGATACGTCATTTATTCAGAATGGTGAAGTCAATGTAGAAGAATTAATGAAAGTAAATCCACAATTATATATTGAGATTGCAACAGATGAGAAATCGATTAATAAAGTAACTGAAGCAGGCATTCCAGTAGTGGCACTCAAGGCAATTGATGCGGCTGCGGCAGAGCCATTAGCTACATTTAATAGTTGGTTAGAAGTAACAAGCCAAATAACTGGTACAACAGAACGTGCCAATCGCTTCCTAGAGGAAGGGAAAAAAGTACAAGCTCAATTAGATGAAAAATTAAAAGCAATCGAAGAAAAAGACAAGCCTCGTGCAATGATGTTGTTTAGGCATAATGAAAAGTCGATTACAATTGGAGGGAAAAACTTCTTTGGTAACCAATGGCTCAATGCGACTGGAGCAATTGATGTAGCTGAAAATGATATACAAGGGCAAAAAGAAGTGAATATGGAGCAAATTTATGCTTGGAATCCTGATATTATTTTTATTACCAATTTTACAGAAACACAACCAGCTGATCTACTTGAAAACAAGGTAGATGGACAGGATTGGAGTCAGGTAAAGGCAGTACAGGAGGGTAAAGTTTATAAGATACCATTAGGGATTTATCGCTGGTTCCCACCTAGTGGTGACGCCCCATTAATGTTAAAGTGGTTAGCGCAAAAAAATCATCCTACATTATTTGATTATAAAATAGAGGACGAAATTAAAGCATATTACAAAGATTTTTATGAATTTGATGTGACAGATGAAGATATTCAAGCTATTTTAAATCCATCATCAGAAGCAGCTAAATATTAA
- a CDS encoding FecCD family ABC transporter permease translates to MQNWKKIIIWFLPLVIAIISLGVGRFEVGIEQILKILASQIFPIEPTWTEMEETVIINIRLPRILLALLIGGGLAIAGASFQGMFGNPLVSPDILGVSAGAGFGASLGILLFGQNFATQIMALLFGLGAIGFTFLIAGARKNAPIFMFVLAGVITSALFNALISLTKFVADPEEKLPAITYWLMGSLGTVTYKDLYIGGPLIIIGMLILYFLRWRLNILTLPEDEAKSMGISVVPLKWMIIFGATLITAVSVAVAGIVGWVGLIIPHVARMLVGNNNQHVLPMSIAIGSMYLLVIDNLARSITATEIPLSILTAIIGAPFFAYLLRKSGGGWA, encoded by the coding sequence ATGCAAAACTGGAAAAAGATTATTATATGGTTCCTACCCCTGGTAATTGCCATCATTTCCCTTGGTGTAGGACGCTTTGAAGTTGGCATCGAGCAGATATTAAAAATTCTTGCTTCACAGATTTTCCCTATAGAACCGACATGGACAGAGATGGAAGAAACGGTTATTATCAATATTCGCTTGCCACGTATTCTTCTCGCATTGTTAATTGGTGGAGGTTTGGCTATTGCAGGTGCTAGCTTTCAAGGAATGTTTGGTAATCCCCTAGTATCACCAGATATTTTAGGTGTTTCTGCGGGAGCTGGCTTTGGTGCTTCTCTTGGAATATTATTGTTTGGGCAAAATTTTGCTACACAGATAATGGCATTGCTTTTTGGATTAGGTGCCATTGGCTTTACATTTTTAATTGCCGGCGCACGCAAAAATGCCCCTATATTTATGTTTGTCTTAGCGGGTGTTATTACATCGGCACTGTTTAATGCGCTTATTTCGTTAACTAAATTTGTAGCTGATCCAGAAGAAAAGCTACCTGCCATTACCTATTGGCTGATGGGAAGCTTAGGAACAGTTACTTATAAAGATTTATATATAGGCGGACCATTGATTATTATCGGTATGTTAATACTTTATTTCCTAAGGTGGCGATTAAATATTTTAACCCTCCCAGAGGATGAGGCAAAATCAATGGGAATTTCCGTAGTTCCTTTAAAATGGATGATTATCTTCGGTGCTACATTGATTACTGCGGTATCTGTTGCGGTTGCAGGAATTGTAGGCTGGGTTGGTTTAATTATCCCACATGTTGCTCGTATGCTTGTGGGGAATAATAATCAGCATGTGCTACCAATGTCGATTGCTATAGGAAGTATGTATTTGTTAGTAATTGATAATTTAGCACGTTCTATAACAGCAACAGAAATACCTTTATCCATTTTAACAGCGATTATAGGCGCACCATTCTTTGCTTATTTACTGCGTAAATCTGGAGGTGGATGGGCGTGA
- a CDS encoding ABC transporter ATP-binding protein has translation MIIEVKNGNFYYKKRHKKSQNLYMNNINFTLEPGQIMAILGPNGAGKTTMLKCITGLLEWKQGETYIDGKPLSTVKRKELWQRIGYVPQAHKMVFGFTIEELVVMGRAPFISTLAQPSKKDLEAAHLALDTIGIVHLAKKSCNEVSGGELQLALIARTLVADPEILILDEPESHLDIQKQIIILQTIKQLARERGISCIINTHYPNHAFYLADRVLMTAKDKDVVYGTVHEIMTEERMQSFFGIELKKILYEEENYVVETMVPRALGAEK, from the coding sequence GTGATAATTGAAGTGAAAAATGGCAATTTTTATTATAAAAAGCGTCATAAGAAATCTCAAAATCTTTATATGAACAATATTAATTTTACACTGGAACCAGGACAGATTATGGCTATTCTTGGTCCTAATGGTGCTGGAAAGACAACAATGCTTAAATGTATTACAGGATTACTAGAGTGGAAGCAGGGAGAAACCTATATAGATGGCAAGCCATTGTCTACTGTCAAGCGTAAGGAGCTTTGGCAACGTATTGGCTATGTACCGCAAGCTCATAAAATGGTATTTGGTTTTACAATAGAAGAGCTTGTTGTAATGGGACGAGCCCCTTTTATTAGTACATTAGCCCAACCATCAAAAAAAGATTTAGAAGCGGCACATTTGGCACTAGATACAATTGGTATTGTCCATTTAGCCAAAAAATCATGTAATGAGGTAAGTGGTGGGGAGTTACAATTAGCTTTAATAGCACGTACATTGGTTGCCGATCCAGAAATACTTATTTTAGATGAACCCGAGTCCCATTTGGATATTCAAAAACAAATTATTATTTTACAAACAATTAAGCAATTAGCAAGAGAGCGTGGCATTTCTTGTATTATTAACACGCATTATCCTAATCATGCCTTTTATTTAGCTGATCGGGTTCTAATGACGGCAAAGGATAAGGATGTTGTATATGGTACTGTACATGAAATAATGACGGAGGAGAGAATGCAGTCGTTTTTTGGTATAGAGCTAAAAAAAATACTATATGAGGAAGAGAATTATGTAGTAGAAACGATGGTGCCACGTGCATTAGGTGCAGAAAAATAA
- a CDS encoding SDR family NAD(P)-dependent oxidoreductase has product MELNLTGKVAIITGSSKGIGYYTAMQLVKEGAQVVLCARGEKQLQVAAGCIKNETGVDVLIVPTDITKEKDCKYLIERTIEHYGRVDILINNAGTASANPFESVSSELWQADLDLKVFGAIHCSKYAAPYMRKAGGGAIVNVTAVMAKTPPASSLPTTVSRAAGLALTKAMSKDLGKDNIRVNSVCIGLIRSDQIEKKWKKEEPNLSWEEYSRKVGQAIPLGRVGDTQEAANVITFLVSDAASYVTGTAVNIDGGSGHAL; this is encoded by the coding sequence ATGGAGCTTAATTTAACAGGGAAAGTAGCAATTATAACAGGATCGAGTAAAGGAATTGGCTATTACACGGCCATGCAGCTTGTCAAAGAGGGGGCACAGGTTGTTCTATGCGCACGTGGGGAAAAACAGCTGCAAGTGGCTGCTGGATGTATAAAAAATGAAACAGGCGTAGATGTTTTAATTGTTCCAACTGATATTACAAAAGAAAAAGATTGTAAGTATCTAATTGAGCGTACTATCGAACATTATGGACGTGTTGATATACTTATTAATAATGCGGGTACAGCTTCAGCAAATCCCTTTGAATCGGTGAGTAGTGAGCTGTGGCAAGCAGATTTAGATTTAAAGGTATTTGGAGCTATTCATTGTTCAAAATATGCTGCGCCATATATGCGTAAGGCTGGGGGCGGTGCAATTGTTAATGTGACAGCCGTGATGGCTAAAACTCCACCTGCAAGCTCACTTCCTACTACTGTGAGTCGTGCTGCGGGGCTTGCCTTGACAAAAGCGATGAGCAAGGATTTAGGGAAGGATAATATTCGAGTAAACTCTGTATGTATAGGACTTATTCGTAGTGATCAAATCGAAAAGAAATGGAAAAAGGAAGAACCAAATTTATCGTGGGAAGAATATTCTCGTAAAGTGGGGCAAGCTATTCCACTTGGTCGTGTAGGTGATACGCAAGAAGCCGCAAACGTTATCACTTTTTTAGTATCTGATGCGGCAAGTTATGTTACAGGAACTGCTGTTAATATTGATGGTGGCTCTGGTCACGCATTATAA
- a CDS encoding CidA/LrgA family protein → MLNENFAALLLRVIRIIVQIGILTIFYYMGVGIVSYLHIPLPGSVIGLLLLALSLNFKLIKVEYIQDGAGFLIGILTLFFIPATVGVIDYPELMTITGLLIILAVIVSTLISIYVTGLLTQLIEKREIAKKESSKTTVEEGKGELTVD, encoded by the coding sequence ATGTTGAACGAAAATTTTGCTGCATTGTTGTTACGAGTTATTCGAATTATTGTTCAAATTGGCATACTTACTATTTTCTATTATATGGGGGTAGGCATTGTTTCTTATTTGCACATTCCTCTTCCTGGAAGCGTCATTGGATTACTGTTATTAGCACTTTCACTCAATTTTAAACTAATTAAGGTCGAATATATACAAGATGGAGCGGGCTTTTTAATTGGCATCTTAACGTTGTTTTTCATTCCAGCAACTGTAGGTGTTATTGATTACCCAGAACTCATGACAATCACTGGTCTGCTTATTATTTTAGCAGTTATTGTTAGTACGTTAATCTCTATCTATGTTACAGGATTGCTGACACAACTCATTGAAAAAAGAGAAATAGCGAAAAAAGAAAGCTCGAAAACTACGGTGGAAGAAGGAAAGGGGGAGTTAACTGTTGATTGA
- a CDS encoding LrgB family protein, whose protein sequence is MIEVLVVLSTIILFILFTKLYQRFPHPIMIPLVTTTIVSAVILLVFDIPYTTYMEGGEWLQKMLGPAVVALAYPLYNQRAIIMKYKYSILSGLLIGMITGLVTIFVLLKWIGVTSSWMLTALPKSLTTPVGMQVSETIGGIPPLTAVFVMIAGFVGAIIGPLVIKYGKIDSAVSRGVAVGSSSHGVGLVKLREYGEQELSVGSLSMGLTAIIGAFFCPLFVYLFL, encoded by the coding sequence TTGATTGAAGTACTTGTTGTTCTTAGCACCATTATCCTATTCATTTTATTTACAAAGCTCTATCAACGATTTCCTCATCCTATCATGATTCCTTTGGTCACCACTACGATTGTCAGTGCAGTGATCTTACTTGTTTTTGATATTCCATATACAACTTATATGGAAGGTGGAGAATGGCTTCAGAAAATGCTTGGGCCAGCTGTTGTGGCACTTGCATATCCTCTCTATAATCAACGAGCCATTATTATGAAATATAAGTATTCTATTTTATCAGGGCTTTTAATCGGCATGATAACAGGCTTGGTAACCATTTTTGTGTTACTAAAATGGATTGGTGTAACATCTAGCTGGATGCTGACGGCCTTACCTAAATCGTTAACAACGCCTGTTGGGATGCAAGTGAGCGAAACGATTGGTGGCATTCCCCCTTTAACAGCTGTTTTTGTCATGATTGCGGGGTTTGTAGGGGCCATTATCGGACCATTAGTCATTAAGTATGGCAAAATCGACTCTGCTGTTAGTAGAGGTGTGGCAGTAGGTAGTTCTTCACATGGCGTAGGTCTTGTAAAATTAAGAGAATATGGGGAACAGGAATTATCAGTTGGTTCCTTATCGATGGGCTTAACGGCTATTATCGGAGCATTCTTCTGTCCTTTATTTGTATATTTATTTTTATAA
- a CDS encoding class I SAM-dependent methyltransferase: MNTWDQRFQSTEYVYGEHPNAFIQDYVYYLKDYPTIAAYAEGEGRNAAFLASEGHTVTAYDYAQSGLQKTEQLALKHDVTVQTVLADLLLDELPVNKYDAAIMVFGHFPVMQQRTVIQKIIDSVKPGGRIMMELYSIYQLPYASGGPQQLDFLYNPLNVLEWCQTHKIIHFFTGEQIRHEGTLHTGLAHTIQLVIEKS; encoded by the coding sequence ATGAATACATGGGATCAACGTTTTCAAAGTACAGAATATGTCTATGGAGAACATCCAAATGCCTTTATTCAAGATTATGTATATTATTTGAAGGATTACCCTACTATCGCTGCTTATGCAGAGGGTGAAGGACGTAATGCTGCTTTTTTAGCCTCAGAGGGACATACTGTCACTGCCTATGATTATGCACAAAGTGGTCTTCAAAAAACTGAACAATTAGCATTGAAACACGATGTTACAGTTCAAACTGTGCTAGCCGATTTACTGCTGGATGAGCTTCCTGTGAATAAATATGATGCAGCTATTATGGTATTTGGACATTTTCCAGTCATGCAACAACGAACTGTTATACAAAAAATTATCGATTCAGTCAAACCAGGAGGACGAATCATGATGGAGTTATATTCCATTTATCAACTCCCGTATGCCTCAGGTGGTCCACAGCAGCTTGATTTTTTATATAACCCTTTAAATGTCCTGGAATGGTGTCAAACACATAAAATAATCCATTTTTTTACAGGTGAACAGATTCGACATGAAGGAACGCTACACACAGGACTAGCCCATACCATTCAATTGGTTATTGAAAAAAGCTAA
- a CDS encoding aminotransferase class I/II-fold pyridoxal phosphate-dependent enzyme, translating to MSQLETPLFDVLLKHRNRHPIQFHIPGHKKGQGMDPAFREFVGDNVLSIDLINIAPLDDLHSPKGAIKEAQNLAAEAFGADHTFFSVQGTSGAIMTMILTVVGPGDKILVPRNVHKSIMSAIVFAGAIPIFIHPEVDSEYGISHGISPEAVEKALNAYPDTKAVLVINPTYFGFTADLKRIVEIAHDRNIPVVVDEAHGVHIKFHDDLPYSAMEAGADMAATSVHKLGGSMTQTSILNVREGLVSAKRVQAVFSMLTTTSTSYPLLASLDTARRQLAIHGYDLIDDALRLAKDARKRINQIPHLKCAGKEKLHSSATYDMDPLKLLISVKDLGISGHRAEEWLRHNANIEVELSDLYNILCLVTLGDTKKEINLLVNALTRMSKAFDSEAAITEAVVNVPEIPALAMSPRDAFYADTEVVPLAEADNCICAEFIMVYPPGIPIFIPGEIITQENIHYIQMNIEAGLPVQGPEDTTLKTIRVIKERKPIF from the coding sequence TTGTCACAATTAGAGACTCCATTGTTCGACGTATTACTAAAACATCGGAACAGACATCCCATTCAGTTCCATATTCCAGGCCATAAGAAAGGGCAAGGAATGGATCCTGCTTTCCGAGAATTCGTCGGCGACAACGTTTTATCAATTGATTTAATTAATATTGCTCCACTAGACGATTTACATTCACCAAAGGGTGCTATAAAAGAAGCCCAAAACCTAGCAGCTGAAGCCTTTGGTGCTGATCATACATTCTTTTCCGTTCAAGGTACTAGTGGCGCCATCATGACGATGATTCTGACCGTCGTCGGTCCAGGTGATAAAATTCTAGTGCCACGGAATGTTCATAAATCTATTATGTCAGCGATCGTATTCGCTGGTGCCATTCCAATTTTTATTCATCCTGAAGTCGACAGCGAATATGGGATTTCGCATGGCATATCTCCAGAAGCTGTTGAAAAAGCGTTGAATGCTTATCCAGATACAAAGGCAGTACTTGTGATTAATCCGACATATTTTGGCTTTACTGCTGATTTAAAACGTATTGTTGAGATTGCTCATGACCGTAATATTCCGGTAGTAGTAGATGAAGCACACGGTGTACACATAAAATTCCATGATGACTTACCATATTCAGCTATGGAAGCAGGTGCTGACATGGCAGCAACAAGCGTACACAAGCTTGGTGGCTCCATGACACAAACGTCTATTTTAAATGTACGTGAAGGTCTTGTTTCTGCAAAACGTGTACAAGCTGTATTTTCTATGTTAACAACTACATCGACATCCTATCCATTACTTGCTTCGCTTGACACAGCTCGACGTCAGCTAGCCATTCATGGATACGATTTAATCGACGATGCACTGCGTTTAGCAAAGGATGCTCGTAAACGCATCAATCAAATACCGCATTTAAAATGTGCAGGTAAAGAAAAATTACACTCATCTGCGACCTATGATATGGATCCATTAAAACTTCTTATTAGTGTGAAAGATTTAGGTATTTCTGGTCATCGAGCTGAGGAATGGTTGCGTCATAATGCAAATATTGAAGTAGAATTGTCAGACCTTTATAATATCTTATGTTTAGTGACTTTAGGAGATACAAAAAAGGAAATTAATCTTTTAGTGAATGCACTAACTCGTATGTCAAAAGCATTTGATTCTGAAGCAGCTATAACAGAGGCTGTAGTGAATGTACCAGAAATTCCAGCACTTGCCATGTCACCACGTGATGCTTTTTATGCAGATACAGAAGTCGTGCCTCTTGCAGAAGCAGATAACTGTATTTGTGCAGAATTTATTATGGTATATCCTCCTGGAATTCCTATTTTTATTCCCGGGGAAATAATTACACAAGAAAATATTCATTATATTCAAATGAATATTGAAGCAGGTTTACCAGTTCAAGGACCAGAAGATACAACATTAAAAACAATTCGTGTTATCAAAGAACGTAAGCCAATTTTCTAA
- a CDS encoding NAD(P)H-dependent flavin oxidoreductase: protein MNWNTRVTDLLQVKYPIIQGGLAYLAYADLAAAVSNAGGLGQITAMSLRDPDLLRAEIHKVRTLTDKPFGVNFAIGMHGTGYEDMVRVAVEEKVPVVTMTGGNPAPIFDLLADTDIKKLVLVAARRQAQKAEQLGADAVMVVGQEGGGHLGRDDVGTMVLVPQVADSVKIPVIASGGIGDGRGWMAAHALGAEGIEMGTRFIATRECVDASEAYKEALLASTEADTTIIKRSIGAPARALRNEFTAKILEIEEKTPTYEALKEYIGGSANKRFIYDGDKNQGFGWAGQVTGMIHDIPTVEDLIKRMVAEAESIRLKWGQ, encoded by the coding sequence ATGAATTGGAATACACGGGTGACGGATCTTTTACAGGTTAAATACCCAATTATTCAAGGAGGATTGGCTTATTTAGCCTACGCTGATTTAGCAGCAGCTGTGTCGAATGCTGGTGGTCTAGGTCAAATAACGGCCATGAGTTTACGAGATCCCGATTTGTTACGAGCAGAGATCCATAAAGTACGAACATTGACTGATAAACCATTTGGTGTGAATTTTGCGATTGGTATGCATGGTACAGGCTATGAGGATATGGTGCGTGTTGCTGTCGAAGAAAAAGTTCCTGTTGTAACAATGACGGGAGGAAATCCAGCACCTATATTTGATTTGCTGGCAGACACGGACATAAAAAAATTAGTCCTTGTAGCTGCTCGTAGACAAGCTCAAAAGGCTGAGCAGCTAGGAGCAGATGCTGTGATGGTTGTGGGTCAAGAGGGCGGCGGTCATTTGGGACGTGATGATGTAGGTACAATGGTACTTGTTCCTCAAGTAGCTGATAGTGTGAAAATTCCTGTCATTGCTTCTGGAGGAATTGGCGATGGTCGGGGCTGGATGGCGGCTCACGCGCTGGGAGCTGAAGGCATTGAAATGGGCACTCGTTTTATAGCAACACGAGAATGTGTCGATGCTTCAGAGGCTTATAAAGAGGCGCTACTTGCAAGCACGGAGGCCGATACAACTATTATTAAGCGTTCTATTGGTGCACCAGCTCGAGCTTTACGCAATGAATTTACGGCTAAGATTTTAGAAATTGAAGAAAAAACACCAACATATGAGGCGTTGAAAGAATATATAGGTGGTTCAGCCAACAAGCGTTTTATTTATGACGGTGATAAGAATCAGGGCTTTGGCTGGGCTGGGCAGGTAACAGGAATGATTCACGATATCCCAACCGTTGAAGACCTCATCAAGCGAATGGTTGCAGAAGCTGAAAGTATACGGTTAAAATGGGGGCAATAA
- a CDS encoding UPF0223 family protein yields MEYSYPFSTDWSTEEIVDVVQFFEGIEKAYEKGIKREVMLAKYRRFKEIVPSQAQEKSIFREFEEASGYISYPVVKQTKEAEDGMIIKVAPRNGR; encoded by the coding sequence ATGGAATATTCTTATCCGTTTTCAACTGATTGGTCCACAGAGGAGATTGTGGATGTTGTTCAATTCTTCGAGGGGATTGAGAAAGCTTATGAAAAGGGCATCAAGCGTGAAGTCATGCTGGCTAAATATCGACGCTTTAAAGAGATTGTGCCTTCCCAAGCACAGGAAAAGTCAATATTTCGTGAATTTGAAGAGGCAAGTGGATATATTAGCTATCCTGTCGTAAAGCAAACAAAGGAAGCCGAAGATGGGATGATCATAAAAGTTGCCCCTAGAAACGGTCGATAA
- a CDS encoding YktB family protein yields MPKIKWTNKDFKVFTIDGLEQRMDALNVDVRPKFNQLGEDFSAYFSSHLGEEFFPHVAKHARRTVNPPKDSWVAFAPYKRGYKSLPHFQIGLWHTHLFIVLAIIYEAPQKNVMAERLLAHKPLIEQLPDDFIVSGDHMSPEAISLGDAKEDKLEDLLIRLRDVKKGEFLIGRHIQKEQATKLTASELQQLTEDTFNSLLPLYNVIVGK; encoded by the coding sequence TTGCCAAAAATAAAGTGGACAAACAAAGATTTTAAGGTTTTTACAATAGACGGTTTAGAACAAAGAATGGATGCTTTAAATGTGGATGTACGTCCAAAATTTAATCAGCTAGGAGAAGATTTTTCTGCATATTTCTCCAGCCATTTAGGTGAAGAATTCTTCCCACATGTTGCTAAACATGCTCGAAGAACTGTTAACCCGCCAAAAGATAGCTGGGTTGCCTTCGCTCCCTATAAAAGAGGTTATAAATCATTGCCTCACTTTCAGATTGGTCTATGGCACACACATTTATTCATCGTTTTAGCTATTATTTATGAAGCGCCACAAAAAAATGTTATGGCTGAGCGTTTACTAGCTCATAAACCTTTAATTGAGCAGCTTCCAGATGATTTTATTGTGTCAGGAGACCATATGTCCCCAGAGGCCATTTCTCTCGGAGATGCAAAAGAAGACAAGCTTGAAGACCTGCTTATCCGCTTACGAGATGTCAAAAAGGGTGAGTTCTTAATTGGCCGTCACATTCAAAAAGAGCAAGCAACAAAACTAACAGCAAGTGAATTACAACAATTAACAGAAGACACATTTAACAGCTTACTTCCTCTTTACAACGTTATTGTTGGAAAATAG